Part of the Mangifera indica cultivar Alphonso chromosome 4, CATAS_Mindica_2.1, whole genome shotgun sequence genome, GGGGGAGTACTGACAATAAGTGGGGCAATTTTAGATATCAATGGTGCTGTGCAGGTTGAAAATTTTCTGCATATTCCATTTTCATGCCTTCTATTTGAGTAAAATGGTGTCACAGATTTATGGTGAATCCTGCTGAATCTAGTTATACAGGCATTGCTCATTGCTGAAAGTATTAGGCAGTTGATGACCACTTTATTTGGCTGAAAGGTCCTACAAAAGCCACACACTGtcgaaaatattagtttaagaATCAGGAATCAAACATTTATAGAACTGCAACTTTCCATCAAATATTTAGACTACCATAACAGTTTAATCAGCAAATAAGGTCGCAATTTAaggaaatattttctttttggggGGTGGGATGGTGTGGGGGGTAAACACATTGTGCATCACTCATTGATGGCATTATATGCTATTTTCTATTCTCAGGTGCAAATAAACTCATTCCACGGTCATATATCATATTGCATATTTAGTAGTCAAGTAACAAAATTGTTGGATTAGAGAAGTCACATTTAGCAGTCAAGGATACTTAATGGAACCTTCTCTCAACACAGTAAAGAATATTCGCACTTTTCCCCACCAAAGGACTGTCGGAAATATctattgggcttacaagtgtgaagattgaaacccatgttacataaaaccaattggcttatgttaaggtccaatccacaacacttatataccactcattttagttaagtttattagatgtgggactcttctttatttgagtctccaatacccccgcttaagtgcaagcacctaggctGTTAAACCTGCCTCTCGGCTCAGCCGATTTTTGGctgggtgcattgtcacttgtatccaggaacacttaggctgttaaagCTGCCGTttggctcgtgctctgataccatgtcggaaatatctattgggcttacaagtgtgaagattgaaacccatgttacataaaaccaattggcttagaAAAATCTTTATCATGAAACCCTAACTGCCATCAACCAGATACCTCAGAAAAAAACTTGGACATAATAAAATTCCACACCAGATGGATAAGATAGTGAACAAATGACAAATACAATAACGCGGCTCTAAAATGGGCGCGAAGAAACCATggaagaaaaaacaaacaccaaaaataagaaaaacccAAGTCTCAAAAACCTCAAATAAAGTTAACTACAACGCAGAGTTTGATAAAATACCTGAAAGAGACCTGGAGTTGCCAGAACTGACGATGGTGGGAGAGGAAAATGAAAGAGTTGAAAAGGGTATTCCTCTTGCTCTTGATTGAGTTGAAGAGAGTTGCATCTTCATCATCTCTTGCTTACCCACATTAGCCCTTTAGGATTTGTCTCCGAAGCCCAAAATCTAAAATCTGCAACTTTTCAGTCGCAGCGACTTGGAGCTGAGCTGAGCTGGGGCTATGAACAATGAGACactcttttatcatttttaccTGAAGGTAGCAGTCGCAATTTTTCGGATGTCTTAGATTGAAACGGTGGCGTTTAAGCTCTACATATGTTGCCTTctttattttacataatttattttattttttctacatatattataaatatgagaaattatattaaatgattttatttaatcattaaaattaaaaattagtgtataattttcttattagtttttttaatttttcattaattttgataaatacaCCCTTCCAAAAAAGTAAACCCTAAACTCTTTCTTACCATCCGTAACTCCATTAAACCAACCCTAAACCTTGCCTCATTCTTCTTATCGTAAAAACATAATCTCGATTTTATGTAAGAATCAAATAGATTGAATGTGATTATTGTGTTggttattattgataaaaaaattgggATTTATTTATCTAAGCTTGATTCAAACTATatgcaataatttatatttcggtaatttttcaaacttcgacACTATAATTAGTGAACGTTAGTAAGGAACTccaataattataagataagcttgatttgataaatattttatttatttttaaatagataattaCTCAATAATTTCTTCCTCTTGTTTTATACATAGAAGAATTATATGAAGACATTGAGTTGATAATttgtattatcatattattactCTATCAATTTACTATTAAGaagttaaaatataacaatgaaAACTTTTGATCCCAATTCCTTGCATGGAAATTTctctctaatttaattttttttttttgttggtataATTTTGCATaggaatatttaatttataataaatttatatatatttatattgagtatttatttaaatattaatataatatataaccatataattaattatttttaattaataataaaataatattttgacatattaaattaaaatatttaaaatataatatgatcgagagaaaaacataatgatatatttatgagtagtgttatgtgtaaaaataatgatgtgttattatgtgattgtataattaaaaattaaagataaaataacatttaattacataatgatacatcgttatttgtatataaaattatgtataaaaattatgtacatagttttattgtatatttatagatgaccaaatgattatttcccacctaaggtttgatgcaaacctaaTTTTTCATCCGTTAACTATCGAAAATTTAAACTATCACTTAtggattgttaaaattaataaacatagTTAACTctcaaggataaaatcgttatttaataattattaaattaaaaaataataaaacattatctgtTTCTCTcataggtttaaaaaactaataatttttctctaaaattaaactttaaaatcttatatttccCCCCAAGGTTTCCTTCTTTTTCCCTTCCCTTCTCCAACACCGCCATCAACCagattctctctctctcccattTTCTTCCCCTTTTCTAGCTTCTCTCTCCCCCTTTTTTCCTTTCTGATGTCAGAAATTGAAGAGATGAAGCTTAGCCATCATCAAGCTCTTGCTTCATCTCTTTGGTTCCTTCGTCCAAAGATCTCCCACCCAAGGTCTCTTTGATTGCTTCGTCAGTCTCTTTGATTTTTAACATCAGAAAGtagaagagaaaggagagaaaagcTAGAAAATGGGAGAGAGAGAATTCGACTGGCAATGATGTTGAAGGAGAGgaggaaaaaagaataaaaccttagggaaaaaaatataagattttaaagtttaatcataaaaaaaaattattaattttataaactaaaaaataaataaataatattttattatttttaatatattattagttaatataattttacccataaaattaattatttttattaattttaataattcatagataaaaatttaaatttttgataattaacttACAGAGAGATTGTGTTTGCAATAAACCTCAGTGTGGGAAACCGTCATTTGGCCTTCATAGATTTATGAAACTCGTATAAAATCAAGTACAGAAATACATAGAATTTGTATAATGATACAAAGTAGATAAGtagaagggagagagagagaaagtagAGAAGTCCACTTCAAGTGATGGCATGAGCATCCCCCTTTCTTCGCAAATCCTTCACTgagctttctctttctctttacgCTCCCATTCGCACCTTCTCTGAAATTTTTGCCAAAACTAGATAAATTCCAATCAACCCTCCTTAACTCCCAACACAATCATCATCATGTACTTGTCCGAGAAGCCTCGCCCCATTGATTTTTACAAAGATGAAGGCGCGGGCGCCACCGCCCGTGATATGATCATCGAGGTCACTTCCAATGGCGACTTGCCTCCTCAGCAAATGATTCTCGGTGATAGTAGCGGCGGTGAGGACCATGAAGTTAAAGCTCCTAAGAAACGAGCCGAGACTTGGGTTCAAGACGAAACCCGGATCCTTATTGCGTTTCGGAGAGAAATGGACAGTCTTTTTAACACATCCAAGTCTAATAAGCACTTGTGGGAACAAATTTCCGCTAAGATGAGAGAGAAGGGTTTTGACAGGTCCCCAACCATGTGTACCGATAAGTGGAGGAATCTTTTGAAGGAGTTTAAGAAGGCAAAGCAACAAGAACGAGGTAGTGGCTCGGCCAAGATGTCTTATTATAAGGAGATTGATGAGATTTTGAAGGAGAGAAGCAAGAATGCACAGTACAAGACCTCTAATGTCTCTAGTAATTCTGCTAATAAGGTTGAAACTTATATGCAGTTCTCCGATAAAGGTATAAACTTTGCTGGTTTTTGTTTCTTGCTTTTGTTATTCAAGGCTTTCTAGGTGATGGGTTTAGGTGAATTGGAGATTGGTTGTTGAATTTCTGGCAAAGTTTTGGCTTTTAGGTGCGTTTGGTTTGGTCCTGCTTgattgtattttaatattataatatattgctGCATATGTTTAGAATTTTTACTCTGAGATTTCCTAATGGTCGATGAAAATTGGACATGCTGTAAGATATTCTTTTAGGAAGCTCGAAATGGGTGTTAtttacttctttcttttttggtatGCTGAATGTATACTTGATGAAAACCTGTTTGATTGACACGAGTAATTTTGTCATCTTGTAAAGGTTTCCTGGAGTGCTTCTTAAGAAGATTTGTCTTGCTTTAACTAGCAAAATCTATGATCTTACAAATGCAATTTTCCAATGTTTTGGGTGGGATATGAATTAGTATATACTACTTATTTCTTTGAAATAgtacaaagaaacaaaattgtGATGCATAATCAACTCTACTGAAACACGGATGATGGTGGTAATtagtgtacatatgttatttTGCATGCAACTTAAAATGCCACATGTGTGATTGGCTTTGGCTCTTTTTCTGTGGCTACTTTTAAATACAAGTTAATTATTTGTCATCAATCAGGAATAGTTACCTTTCAGCGAGGGTTAACATCTAGATTATAAAATGTAGACATTTCTTATCTATATTAGTTCTTTGACATTGCATGTCCTTTGACCGCTTCATGCCATCAAAAACTTTTATAAGCTTCAGTCCATTCTCTTCTATTGCATTTGTGAAGtggaaaaatgaggaaaaaagaagaaagttttCTTTATCAATTAATTGTTTCCGATGAAAAAAGATGGCCAATATATTGTGTTCTGTTGCATGTTGCCTAATCTAGTATTTGGTTATATAATTTGCTGGCTGTATGTGATTTCTTCTGCAATTGGAAGCTTCAAAACTTTGTTGAGGATCAGGGAGCTGTTTAATCCCCAGCAGAAGGATGCTACTTAGTTTAGATGGTTTTTCTAGACTAGGAACATGTTTATATCTAAcactttataataataataataataataattgtatagACTAATAAATATCTGGATAATGGAGGCTTTTTAATGGTTACTAGATGCAAATATTTACGTAACTGTTTGGTATTCTTGCATAATCGACCTAGTGCAGACAATGCCATTATTTTAGTCAAAGCTAATCCTTTTCCTCTGGATGACAATTTACCCACCAAAGTAGGGGTCCAGTCCACCCTTTAGTGGGGAGGGAATGGATCTAAAACCTCATCAGGTTTCAGTGTAGAAATGGATTTAGGACCTTAGAGCCTGCAATTATATAAGATACTAGtcctttaataaatttttcattttgtccTTATAGCtgtcttattaaaattttagcaTTAATCACCTGTCCTTTTTCCCTGCTCTCTCTCCCTTGCTGTATCCATCTATAGACATCTCATGTACTTCAGAGGCAAGACTGCATGACGTTCAATTTTGATCTATACATTTCCTCTTCACTTGTTctatttcttcaaaatctttcCATCACTGAGCTTAATATTTAGGTAAGCTTGATTTTGGATGAGAAAGTATATGTTTAGAGATCTTTTAATTCCTGCAACATTGTCTGCTGCTGAGCCTGAATTTGGTGGAATTACTGAGGTGAAGATTTGTCAATTTGGGATGCTTTGCTGTTGGATTTGCATTATAGAATGAGTTTTGTGGACTGGTTGGGCAGATTGTAGTCTTGAACTGGTAAGTTGGTGCTTGTTTTAGTTTCAGGGCAGGAGCAAAACAGTGATTGTTCTGTGTCTCTCTCCCTGCAGGTGAGATGATGATGGTAAATGGGCTTGGTAAGGGTGGGGATGGGAAGTAAAAATAGCTTTGCCCATTCTTTACCCACCTTTTTTGGCTCTACTGACTACAATATCTGTTCATTTATGACATAAACGACTTTGAATTAACATGCACAACACAAACTAATGCCATTTTCCCCTATATCAGAGGTATTTGTGCTGGTGGGCCATCATCTTTCAGTTCATGGATTACATCCTTGATATAAAGCTGATTTTCAGACTATGTAGTTGCACTCCCTGTCCTCCTATGTAATGGATTTCTCATTCTTTGAACAGCCTTGACTTATTTACTATGTCTTGAAAACTTTGGATTGGTCAAAACTGACTGTTTATCTGATTACTGAGTCTACAATTGTAGTAAGAAAAGCCCAATAAATTACTTGTGGTTGGCTGGTCTCTCTGCTTTGACGCTGTTAAGGCCTCCCTTTTTCACCAATAGGTGAATGCAAATTTGATAAAGTTTAGAATATGATTTAAGAGGTCAGTTCATGCTTCATACTCTTCTAAGGAGCTTTTGAGGGGTGTACTCCTGAGGGAAACCTGGTTCAGTAAGTTAGGTGcacaatttattcattttaggaATGCTTCTTTTGACTTGTTTGTCTCGTCTACATGCTTTGTGTTGGCTCTAGAATGAGACACCAAATTTAGATTTCTGTTTATTGAAGCATTGAGGTTGTGTTAAGTCAAGCCTTGTTATGCCAGATCATGGCCAACACTTTTTAGCTTATTATGCTTCCTACAAATGATTTAGTTTTGAGTGGTTAAAATCTCATATCATCTGATTTAGTTTCTTTGAATACCCTTAGATGTTTAAGATTCTGTAAAGTTGGATTTAGGGGCAAAGATTACCAAATCCTGCCTTTTAAAAACACTATAACAAGTGTCAACTTTATGATTTTACTCTGATTGGGTTGCTGTGTTGAAGTTTCCTGTAGATAAGTTTATTTTTGTGGCCTTTTATACCTTAgcaataatataaaatcttgTCTGTgtgtaacaaaaaatatatatataaaagaaaaaatgttggaTTTATGCAGGTTTCGATGATGCAACTATATCGTTTGGTCCTGTGGAAGGTATGGTATTCTAATTTGAGTTCTTGGCATTCCAAGTTTATAATTTGGATTAATGAATGACTTTATTAAAAGCAGCAATTTTTAATGCAGCTGTATTTTTGTGTGCCTGACAACCTTGTAGACTAACTTCTACAAAGTATATCTTTCTGTTGCTGCATGATGTCTGAATTCTTGATCAGCACATTCCATTTATTAAAGGAACTTCTCTTTCAGCATAGTTAAAGTCTTTGCCAATGTGGAGAACCTCTACTAAGTTGCCACTTAAAATCTTATGAATATTAACTCCCCTGGAAATTATAATCttcttaaaaagtttatttttttgtgttcttGCGCTGTTGCTTTAAATCTTATTGCGCTTACAGCATCTTGACCCTCGCCTTGGTACAGAGATGCTTATTATACTAATTGTTGGTTGAAGTCTGTGAGGGAGTCTCCTTGCATTTTTTAGCTTCTCCTTTCATTTCAACCAATCAATTCTCCTGAATAAAAGATAACTAAAAGCCTACCTTATGTTAAACCATGGGAGAAGTGGAGAAATCTAGGAGAAGATGATAAGAATAACTAATATGTTTGAAGGGCTTCCTCTGGGGAAACAAGATGACCATAAGCGGTCGTTTGGTTcctagataataaaaattactttgttaatttatcttttattactaacattatcttgtttgatttgtcaataataaaatattacagtaatcttctgttaccaatggtgatgtgacaagtaatataagtggtaatctgattattacctttactttaggtattaaaagattactaagaaaatcttgattttattctaattatatttttttaattaattttttaggataaaaataatattttttttcaattaatataaaaaataatataaaaatattttagaataattatacccaaaggtatttaagtaaaataatttattagtatttttttattatttctaaccaaatacaataattatttatacttactaaattatattaaatatagtaattatttatactcaataatattctaagtaatctatcttcaagataatttttcaattttggtaataaaacataatCCAAACTAAACGTCTCTTAAGAGTTTTGGTTAAGTGATACATTTAATACATTCCTATCTGGACTTTGGCATCCTCTTGCTAGCCTGAACTCAAAACTGTGGAATATATAGCATCAATAAATATGACTATCCTGAAACTTGATCTTTTTCTatcttttcattgtttttgatATACGAGTGGGCTAAGCCAACAAAGCACTAAATTCCATGAAACGCAAAATAATTCATTCCAAGAGCAGGCAAGAGTCTAGTAgcgagagaaaaaataattcatcTCCTTTCAAAGTATGTGGCAGTCAGTCCTCTATTTCTGCATGTTGTTCATAAAGGTTTTGGGTTGCTACGAGTTTCATTTGTATATTACTCATATCTCTTGTGTGctttttcaattgatttatcTTAAATGAGATATGCTTACCCCCCTGTTTAAGTTTTTTGGTGTGCAGCTAGTGGCAGGCCAACACTCAATCTTGAAAGACGCCTAGATCATGAGGGACATCCTCTTGCTATTACCACAGCGGATGCTGTTACTGCCACTGGAGTTCCTCCTTGGAATTGGAGGGACACCCCACCTGGAAATGGTAAAGTTTGTAAATTTCAAGTACAGTTGAACTTAGTTTCCCTAAAGGTGCTTAATTTTCTCAAAGCATGACATAAACTTTGCATGCTGTCCtctaccaagaaaaaaaaaattgtgagcTCTGTGGATTAGAGCACTCTTAATACTTTGCCTGAATGAATCTGTTTAATGCCTGTTCTATTGATCCAGAGATTTTGCTCTCAATCCTTGTTCTTGAGATGAGAGATATGTGCTGTTTCTTATGTTGATATTTTGTTGTCCTCTTTTGGCAGGTGGGGATGCTCAGTCATATGTGGGAAGGGTTATATCAGTAAAATGTGGGGATTACACAAGAAGGATTGGTATTGATGGTAATGCAGATGCCATCAAGGAGGCAATCAGGTCTGCTTTCGGGATAAGAACTAAACGTGCCTTTTGGTTGGAGGATGAAGATCAGATAGTTCGGTGTATCGACAGGGACATGCCGCTGGGGAATTACACTCTTCACCTTGATGAAGGTAAACCTATGGTCTTCTTTAATTAACAATGTGATAATTTTCTCAAGCAATCGATTAGAGATGGAAATATTGCCTACGATGTTCACTGATGTGTAACTGTGATGTTCAGGTTTGTCAATTAAAGTGTGCCTCTATGATGAGTCGGATCACATGCCAGTGCATACTGAAGACAAGACTTTTTACACTGAAGAGGACTACCGTGTTTTTCTGGCTCGTCGTGGCTGGACATGTCTCAGGGAGTTTGATGGATACAGAAACATTGATAACATGGATGATCTTCGACCTGGTTCAATATACAGAGGTGCAACTTGAAAAGCAGACAACTTCATCTTGACATATAGCCTGTGTAATTTTCGTATATGCTCACAGTGCTCTTGAGGTTAGTAAACATGTAAGGCCAGAGAGCCAATCTGGAACTAAATGGCTCAATTGTATGTACAGTGTTGTTGTGTTTTTGGGTAGGAGGACATGGACCAAATCCTCTCTGGCGGCATTCTCCTTTCGATGTCTATAAATATTTACTCTCCAGTTACTAGTAGTTAAAATTACTTATTAGTTGTCAACCTGCTAACTGTTACGATAAGACTGCtaacaaaaataatactatGCTAACCTGTGCCAATTGTGGAAATGAAAGCATTTCTGTACTGCATTAATGGACATGAAACATGGGATGCCTTTCATTGAAGAGTATGAAACATGGTTGACAACTCAAATGAACTTAAAACAGCATATTCATCTTTCAATTTTGTACAACACAAGCATGACAAAAGCTCCCTTTCCTCCCAATGAAAATTAAACACAAAGAATTCCAACTTGATCTTACaagtttctttctttgttcCTTGGTTGACAGACATATGAAGCCTGTTTAACCAAAGTACATGATTGGTCATTTTCTTTCCCAAACCTAGTGATAACAAAATGTGAATAGAAAGATTCACAGCACACTAAAGAAATCAAAATGTTGCTGCAGAAATTGAGGGTCTTCTGGCAGCACTCTACTGCTCATCCCATTCATCGATCTTGTATGATACAAGAGTGTCAACTTTGTGTATCTGCATAACCAAAGAGAGAAATTAATCATGTCTGATATACCTACTTTGTTTGTTCGAATCAAAATCACACTAACAGACTTTTACCTTGGTATCAAAAGAATGCAATTTCACCATTTGTGGATTCACAATCAGCTTGGGATCACTCTCAACCCAAGTGAATGGCACTGCAACATCTTTATCAGTGTA contains:
- the LOC123214044 gene encoding trihelix transcription factor GT-1-like isoform X1, with product MYLSEKPRPIDFYKDEGAGATARDMIIEVTSNGDLPPQQMILGDSSGGEDHEVKAPKKRAETWVQDETRILIAFRREMDSLFNTSKSNKHLWEQISAKMREKGFDRSPTMCTDKWRNLLKEFKKAKQQERGSGSAKMSYYKEIDEILKERSKNAQYKTSNVSSNSANKVETYMQFSDKGFDDATISFGPVEVFWCAASGRPTLNLERRLDHEGHPLAITTADAVTATGVPPWNWRDTPPGNGGDAQSYVGRVISVKCGDYTRRIGIDGNADAIKEAIRSAFGIRTKRAFWLEDEDQIVRCIDRDMPLGNYTLHLDEGLSIKVCLYDESDHMPVHTEDKTFYTEEDYRVFLARRGWTCLREFDGYRNIDNMDDLRPGSIYRGAT
- the LOC123214044 gene encoding trihelix transcription factor GT-1-like isoform X2, which encodes MYLSEKPRPIDFYKDEGAGATARDMIIEVTSNGDLPPQQMILGDSSGGEDHEVKAPKKRAETWVQDETRILIAFRREMDSLFNTSKSNKHLWEQISAKMREKGFDRSPTMCTDKWRNLLKEFKKAKQQERGSGSAKMSYYKEIDEILKERSKNAQYKTSNVSSNSANKVETYMQFSDKGFDDATISFGPVEASGRPTLNLERRLDHEGHPLAITTADAVTATGVPPWNWRDTPPGNGGDAQSYVGRVISVKCGDYTRRIGIDGNADAIKEAIRSAFGIRTKRAFWLEDEDQIVRCIDRDMPLGNYTLHLDEGLSIKVCLYDESDHMPVHTEDKTFYTEEDYRVFLARRGWTCLREFDGYRNIDNMDDLRPGSIYRGAT